The following DNA comes from Papaver somniferum cultivar HN1 chromosome 4, ASM357369v1, whole genome shotgun sequence.
GCCTCAATTTTCCATGTAGATTTCATTGTTTATCAAGGACTTTAGTGTTGAGCATGGTACATTTAATCACAGATGATTTTCATAAATGATGATTCGAAGTGCATATGCTCCTAATGCACTAGTCTTAATGTATGAGAAAAGGATTTTCATAAATGATCATACCGGGTGCCATTACAGAGCAGAATATTTCTATTTCCAGCTTGAGTAACatttgaaaatccttttctatacaaaaaaaaagaactaaTATGCCAAGACTTGATCGGTTTTGGTACTCTTAGTGTAAGATGATATTGTTAAGATAGTTTTGTATTGGCTGGTCCTAATGTTTCGATACTTCTTATACGTTGTGTGTGCCGTATTATCTCTTTACTGGTGCTAACCATATGTAATTGCTTCGATAATGTATGGTTCCGTTGTATCAATTTGGAGGCGCAATGACATGCTACAATGGGTGCTATGCAATTATTCAGTTACGTGAATGCAAGAGTTGATGTAAATAGGATACTGACATGACTAATGATTCAGCGGTGaatgaaaaataacataaaaattatattcaTTTTGTTGGACATATTTTTTCTTTACTAAGACAAAGAAGAAACGAAAGAATGCTTTACATCCGAGACAGTGGTCGTTCCTGACATAGACAGAGATAACATTTTTACGGCAAGAATAAAGAAGATAGAAATGCTAAGAAGATATTCCTTTTTATTACAATGTCTCCCTTAGAATATATTTTTACATGTCcctttttgtttcattttatttttttgcacaCCAACTAAGATATTAGCTTATTGGTtagtaagaagaagaaaattctaATATTATTTATAAGTGAAAATTCTAATCACTCATTCGAAACGAAGGAAGAACTACCAATTAGATCTAATTTGATCATACTATTGAGGTCTTTCAACACTCCTTCACCCCAAAATCTTTCATACATTCAGTTTTCCATGTGAAAAAGAAGGATGAATTGCAAAAAATTATCTTCTCGCACAAAGTTTAGAATTTCTTAATAAATTTTAAACTTAAAATCCCTCCTTTTgtttgtttattattattattattattttatttttttggtaaacGGCTCATTTGCCATCCAGTGTAGCTTTTACATTTTGCCAATAGTAGTGTGTCTCCTTCATATGATTACCTATAAGAACACTCTAACAAGCGTCCAACATTCCATAAGCAAGAAACTGACTCGTGCATCGCATGGATAAAAAAACTAATAATCTTAATAATATTGAATGTGTTCTACAAAGGACGTTAATAACCTGTTTATATAGGCTAAAAATAAGAATTCTAAAAATTAACAAACTCTAAAAGAAGAAACACGTAAAAGACTAAAACAGGAAATaacaaacttgaaaaacaagtaaGAAGTTTCTAGAGATGTTTTACATCAGTCCCCCCCTCTTGAAAGTACTCGTCCacgagtttgtttttttttgttcaaacaTCTCCATGAAaagtaaaaatctcttgaacattaaaaATGTTAGAGATACCCCAGTTTGAAGGAAAATCAATAGTATAAGCATTATCACTAATCCTTTTCAAAATCTTGAAAAAACCGTATTTCTTCATCTTAGTTTTGTTGTATGTACCTGTAGGGAAACGTTCTTTTCGGAGATGAATCATAACTAAATCTCCCTCTTGAAAAAATTTCAGTCGTCTGTGCTCATCTGCAATTGCCTTGTATTTGGCATTAGGATCTTCAAGTTTAGTCTTCACTTCTTGGTGAATTTGTGCAGCTTTGTCTATCATCTTGTCAGCTTGAACACTAGCTTTGGAAACCTTGAGTAGAACCACTAAATTAAGTACATAATTTGGAACCTCTGAATAAACAATCTCAAATGGAGTCTTTCCTGTGGATCTATTGACTTAAGTATTGAATGCAAATTCCATGTGAGGCAGCAAAATATCCCATTGCTTCTCTTTATTGTCATCTATTTTTGCTCTTATTAAATTCCCAAGTGAACGATTAACAACCTCAGTTTGACCATCAGTTTATGGATGTGCAGTTGTACTGTGCTGCAATTTAGTTCCAAATCTCATccaaagagatttccacaagtagCTCAAAAACTTagtatctctgtcagaagttaTAGTCATAGGCATACCATGTAGACGTACTACTTCCTTAAAGAATAAATGAGCTGCATTAAaagctgttagagcactgctcggttgaacccactagcgttggtatgtcaagttagttgtcatagttgccaaaatgcattcttgattcagcatactaaagatagtttcggactagattaggtctaagaagttgaatcgaatctatccttaaaggatgaaaattgaagactacaagaagacatcaacaagtacttcatacaaaaaggtatgtgattgatttcatttggattcctgTTCAATTacacctttctaatctatcaagatatatgctcactctatggaacaattccgatgacggtaaatgtacatttatgtatatatactttaggttatttgattcatgaccttggagaaaataacctttattcttgtaaagaatctcatgttatagtgaatgagattatgaatccaatgagccaagaatcactcaattccgagttataacaatgaagttatgagtgatttactaaagtttgttagtaggaaacaatccatgggctattgtaacagttcatggacttgggcccaattacgtgactaaaagctatttttggtcaagttggtgatgtttccttgtctaggcaagatgtctattaatccaaacatatttgattaccatattaaagtgtttgtgataacttttaattcctacctaagttaaaatgtgatttattcacataaataattatttgctaattaattatttatgcataatatttataacttaggaaagactcccataattaggagagtcttgaaaaaggaaaataactttgcttagcttccaagctattgttcactataaataaagggttcgtaagtttacacgtttttcatccccttggaaaattggcgtaagctttgtaggttgtttccatgttatctgttcttcgtgaacaagagtgagataaaagtctttgtattggggatcacaaagccaagttggatttaatcttcgtgattgatcatacaacttgtaatctaggtttttcacctcttgtctattctatggtttttttcttttgatataaaaccattcaagactTGTTGATCatgaaccctaggtttttatagatttcagtttccgatcgtataccaacacttgttagtcgaaaccggaagctagaaagaaaacttcgattaaggtatctcgtaaaaatccttaagaagtttgaaacaagatatctctagatttattttatttgttcttgttgtagaattattagggttttcttaacttagaaattaatctttggaatcacccaagtttacttacggaaatcaggttcacggactccttgtgtgtacgcatactgattgtaagttaaaaccctaatctacaagtttgttttgatattacttttacctagtaattttttttatcaaaataaacacaagatttccaaaaccttgatttacatctaaagggaaatcaaaccggtgttttgtacaaacaaaatatcaaatcgtttcaatcgtgttggtgtatcttctaaagagaactttgcgttctgctagaagatttgtgtgaagagttcctaaagagaatcggtattctgctaggagttctataagtgttgaatcaggtattacatctagtctgaataggtattAGGAAATTTGTGTAACAacttttaatcagtgtgtgtttattctggactaggtcgcggggtttttctgcattttcggtttcctcgttaacaaaattctggtgtctgtgttattttttttccgcattatatttatataatagaaatatcacaggttgtacgttaagatcaatcagttcttgtatccgaccttagggttgttgagtgaattgattgacacttgaacattggtctttggtaccgttcaagttaatcctcttatattcaatcgggctcgcaaatccctatttgctgattgcggaatttgaatcaagagataaagatataaaacctttgatatactttttatagattgggtctaactgtctagttgattctcttgaaagtatattggagtttgtatattcagattgccaaacgaaatattgggtgtggttgttagaccccctatttttcaattggtgtaacatcttttaatcagtgtgtgttcaatctagactaggtcccgggatttttctgcatttgcggtttcctcgttaacaaaattctgatgtctgtgttatttctattccgtattatattttgttatataattgaaatttcacaggttgtgcgttgttcaatcaattagaatatccgacctactggttgttgatttaaattgattgacacttggatattggtctttggtaccatccaagttatctttctagtatttgataaagactcgcagatttctatttgcttgagtatatatcaaatcgagatattgacatataaactctttaatatactttttatctagattaagtctgactgtctagttgattctatagaaagtatattggagtttgtccttacagattgctaagcaaaatattgggtgtggttgttagacccccgctttttcatatagaGACCAGTGTTTTGAATCATACCTTTAGAATGATGGCAAACCATGCATTTCTGAACAAACTTCTGCACATCTCGCTTTAAAGAGGGCCAAAAAATCTTTCCTCCACCAAAGAAATTGTCTTATCTTTACCAAAATgtccaccaagaccactgccatgcaATTCTTGCATTAAATAAAGACGCAATGAACCTTGAGGAATACATAGTCGATtatctttaaaaagaaaaccatctTGTATCAAAAATCCAGCTTCTCCACCATTTTTAGTTCCACAGTTTTTACAAATATCGTTAAAGTCTTCATCATCTGGATAAACTTCTCTGATAAAATCAAAAGCTACACTTTCGTTGTTAAGAGTAACAAGAAGATGAGTACGTCGACTTAAAGCATCAGCTACTGTATTTAATTTCCCACGTTTATGTCGAATAGAGAATGTGTATTGATTGATAGTGGATAACCATCTATCATGCATTATGTTTACCTTAGCTAATGTCTGAAGGTACTTCAAAGCTTGATGATCCGTATTGACTAAAAATTATTTATGTACAAGATAAGGATGCCATTGTTTTAAAGGTTGAACTAAAGCAATAAATTCAAGTTCATATGTAgactgtttatttcttgtatcagaattcttctcactaTGATATGCAACGGGATGTCCCTCTTGAGATAAAACAACACCAATGCCAACTACTGAAGCATCACAGTCGATTTCAAGAGTCTTGTTAAAATCAGGCATGGCAAGTATAGGTGTACTGCATAAATTTTCTTTGATAATATTGAAACTCTTGTATGCTTCTTCAgtccaaatttctttttcttcttttatgcAATCAGTGAGACCAGTCACCAGATGCAATTGAAATAAAGTTCTTCACAAAAAGTTTATAAAACGATGCCAGACCATAGAAACTTATAACATCCTTAATACAAGTTGCCGTAGGCCATTCTCTAATTGCCTTTACTTTTGTTTCATAAACTGCAATGCGGCATCAGAAATAACATATTCCAAGAAAGTGACTTTGCTCGAAATAAACATACACTTCTTTAAATTTGCATATAACATATTTTCAGCAAGTACTTCTAAAACCTTAGAAAGATATATTAGGTGTTCATCTTCACTTAGGATGTAGATTAAGATATCATCGAAATAAACAATAACAAAATTCCCAAGAAAGGGTTGTAGTACCTGGTTCATTAGACGCATGAAAGTATTATGAGCATTTGATAAGCCGAAATGCATTACTATCCATTCATACATACCTTCTCTAGTTTTAAAAGATGTTTTCCATTCGTCACCAATACGTATGCGAATTTGATGATATCTACTTCTTAAATCAAGTTTAGTGAAAAATTTTGCACTAACTACATATCAATCATGTCATCAAGCCTAGGGATAGGAAATCGATATGAAATAGTGATTTTATTAATAGCTCTGCAGTCGATGCACATTCTCCATCCACCATATTTCTTGCTTACTAAAAAGGCTGGACTTGAACAAGGGCTCTTACTTAGCCTGATTAGACCTCTTTGTAATAATTCATTTACCTGTCCTTGAAGAATTTCATGCTCAGTAGGATTTAAACGTTAATGAGCAATATTTGGTAAAGAAGATCCTGGTATTAAATCAGTTTGGTGCTGTAGATTTCTTAATGGAGGTAAGGAAGTTGACAACTCATCAAAAAATTAACCCTTGTATTTTCGAAGTAATGGTTGTACCTTTTTTGGAATGTCCACTTAAGGTTTAAGGGCTTCATGAGAACTTAGTGTATGAGAATGTAGAGACTTGACTAAAGAAGACACTGAGGCACTAGTTTTCCCATCACTGTGTTCCTTATAAACAGCTACAGATTTGGAAGgaaccaaaatcttcttcttcccaTCTTTATAAAAGGTATAAGTATTCTCAAAACAGTTATGAACTGCACGTATGTCATACTTCCATGGTCTTCCAAGAAGTAAATATGCTGCAGTCATATTGATCATATCGCATAAGACTTCATCTTCATACCCAATGAATGAAAACTTAACAAGACACTGATGTGTTATGTATTGAGATGAAGAACTATTTACCCATGCAACAGAATAGGGGTGAGCATGTGGAGTCACAAGCAAGCCCAAATTCTTAACTACATCAGCTGCAATGTAGTTATCCATACTGCCACTATCGATAATCAAATCAACTATTTTTGCTCCTAGTGAGCATTTAGTTCTAAAGTATTGTTACGATGTGAGTAAGAAGGTTGAGAAAGCAGCAGTGGTCGTATCATCCCTACGTAATGATCTCCAATCATTTCACCAATTTCATGTTCTTCTATATTCTCATTATCCTCAGATTCTTCTAGCTCGCGTTTACTCTCATCAACTAAACCATGATACTTGTGCAACTCCTCTTGACTATCTTAAACCAACACATAAAACCTACGACATTCAGCAGATGTATGCCCAGGTAGCTGGCATTTGTTACACTTTTCTCCTCTAAACTTACAATAAGGGTTTTGTGGCTTAATTAAAGGTGGAAAAGATGTTTGATCCTTAGTGGGAAATCGAGTGTTTTAATTGTAGATTGGAGGAGAAGTAATGGGTGTTTGCTGTACGGGTTGAATTTCAGTAGGACTAGGAAGGATGGCTGAGCTATTCTTAGGCAAAGGATGTTTAGAATTAGTAAAGTTGGGTGAACTATATTGCTGCCTAGAAGAATATTGTGTATTGCCCTCCTTAGTGTAAGAATTTTCATGAAAACTATTAACTGAAGAATAAGGTTTGAAATtaccttggaatcgattatattGTCTAGTTGAATTCATTTGAGAACGAAAAACACGACGCTCTATCTTGATGGCTTGTTGTATAGCCTCTTTCATAGTATAAACAGACTGGGTCATTCCTTCTTGAATTAATCGATTCAAACCTTCTATAAATCTAGCTACAAGTTGTTCTTCACTTTCATTGAGTTCATTACGAGCAATTAAGATGTAAAACTCGGATACATATTCCTCAATTAATCTTGCGCTTTGCTGGAAAGTCCGTGGTTTTACGAATAGTTGTTGTATGTAATCTCTAGGCAGAAACTTATTTCTTAAAAGATCACCCATTCTTTTCCATGTACGTACTGGTTGTTTTTCACAGTTTCGGTGATCTTCACAAAGTTTAGTCCACCAAGCAGCAGCTCCTCCTTTTAGCTTGTAGGCTACAAGTTTCACCTTAGAATGGTCAGGTACTTCCATGAATTCAAAAAAAGCTTCAACTTCATAAAACCAGTCTAATAATTCCTTTAACTTGAACCTTCCACTGAAAGTAGGAATGTCAGATTTAAGCTTGTACTCTGGTAAAGACCCATAAGAGTTTTGACCCGATTGCAAACGCTTTTCTTCTTCCCAGTTCTTATCTAAAAtatcttcagcttcatcttcgTCATTATTGTTAATCGGAGGACTTGCAAATTTTTTGTAAGGCTGACAGATGTACCCTTCATATTGACTACTTTTGTTAAAAAATTTTTGAACACCTTCTGGAGTACGAGTGTCTTGGACAAATTTATGTTTATGCCCATTCTCAGAGATGTATTTCGAATGTGAATGCGTTCCTTCACCTGTAAATTTATTCTCAACATCAAAGTCTTCTTTATCATTAAGTTTCAAATCCTGGTCAAGATGAGCTAGTATCTTTTCAATCTTGTCATCCAACATTTCAAACTTCTTATTTGATGACTCTGGTGCTTTTGTAAACTCATCTTTGGTAACATAGTCTCCCATTGAAAACTAAACTGTATTAGTCTTCtttaaaaaaattagggttatgtttGCGGAAGCGATTTGGATCGTGTTTTTAGATAAAAATATAGAAACTATTGGCTGTGGTACCAACTAATGTAGCACTTGTAGAAATTGTTGAGAAGAACACAACACGGAGGTTGTAGGAGATGCGAAAGGAAGAAAGGTGATGAGAAGGGACGAAGGTAACTTAaacaagttaaaagaaaaagaagaggttTGGATTATCTGAAACAGAGGTTTGATAATAATCTTCATAACATTGAATGTTTTCTACAAAGAACGTTAATAGCCTGTATAGGCTGCAAATAAGAATTCTAAAAATTAACAAACTTTAAAAGAAGAAACACGTAAAAGACTAAAACAGGAAATaacaaacttgaaaaacaagtaaGAAGTTTCTAGAGATGTTCTACATCAACAAGAAAATTATGTAATTTACGTGTATAAATAAATAACATATTGCTTTCAGTTTTCTCAATTTAAAAAACCTATCAAAACTTAAAATATGTCTTGCTATCAGACAGGCCAATTTCTACATGACCtgtttagggtttttattttacAACGTtatcaatcttcttctttttcatcttcatggcTACTTCATCGTCTCAATCTTATTAAATTTTTTCAACTACTTCGTCTATGTTAACCTTCTCTACTACATCTTGTCTCTGTAGATCAGACACCCTTTGAACGTTTTCATGGTGCTATTTCAGAAAAGTTAACATGTCATAATCATTTGTTGTGGAAAGCTCAATTTACGACTTATTTACAAGGCTATGATTTGGAAAAATATGTTGATGGTTCTCTTGAAACTCCACCAGTTCTTCTCAATGGAATCCCTAACCCGTTATTTTTGTCGTGGAGGCGTACCGATAAACTTCTTCGTGGTTGGATTATGTCTTCACTTACTGCTCCAGTGTTATCCAAGGTCAAGCGTGAGATTCTTCTTTTGCAATATGGATCAAACTTGAATCCCTGTTTGCTTCTAAAACCGATGCCCATCTCATCCACCTTAAAGAGTCTCTTTCATCAATCAAGAAAGGAAAGTCAATTATGTCTGACTACATCCAATCAGTTAAAAATATTGTGGATTCTCTTGCTGCAAGTGGTGTTGAAGTTTCTGATAAATAGTTCCGTCATTATGTTGTAAAGGGTCTTGATTCATCATATGAATCAATTGTTAGCTCATTAATCATTACCATGGGTGTTATTACTGCTGATGATTTCGAATCCACGTTGATGTCTTATGATCTTCGTGTCACTGCGCATAATCAGGTTTCTATAGCTCAACCACTTGCtaatattgtctttgtgactagcCTTGTGAACAATTATGTAAATGTTTCTCTTACAAGAGACGGTAAACCAGTTGTTGTTTGTCAGATATGCATTAAACCTTTTCAAATGTTCCACTATCAACTGTGACCTATCCTCCTCTTGAGAAACGTCTACCGTATAAGAGTAATTCAACTAGAGGAAGAAGACCTTCTTCCAATGCTGCTGCTGCATATACTTCCTctcacaacaatgtttatgtatATGAACGGCTTCCTGATAGTGGTACGACAAATCACCTGACTAATGATCTCAGCAATTTACACACTCATCATGAATATAACGGGACTGATCATATTCAACTGCCAGAGGTTCATCCTTGCCGATTTTTAATACTGGTAATGGTATTCTTTCCACACCTGCTCGTAAGTTTCTTCTTcctaatgttcttcatgttctacaTCTTTCTAAAAATCTATTATCTCTCTCTAAATTTTTCCTTGATAATAATGTCTTTTTGAATTCTACAACTCTTTTTGCCTTGTGAAGGATCGTCAAACTGGAGGTAGTACTTCGAGGAATACTTAATAAAGAGGGTCTTTATACTCTCCTTCCTGCTTCACCTGTCTCTTCTCTTGTTGGCGAATGTACTTCTTTACAAACATGACACTCTCGTTTAGGGAACCCAATGATAAAAACTTTTAAAGCCATTGTCTCGCAACATATACTTGTTTCTGTTTTCAAATTTTCTATGTGTTAATCTTGTTTAGCGAATAAAAGTCATAAACTTAGTTTTACAGCTAGCTTTACGGTTTATGAACATCCTTTGGATCTTATTATTTCAGATGTTGGGGGTCCTACTCAACTTTTATCTAATGAAGGTTTTCGGTACTATATTATTCTTGTTGATGCTTTCAGTTGTTTTACTTGGATTTACCCTATGCATACAAAATATGATGTTATTGGTATCTTTGATGTATTTTATCTCCAAGTACAAACTCTCTTAGGtcgtaaaattaaaatatttcagACCGATAGTGGTACGGAATATAAGAAACTCATTAATATTCTGCAACAAAATGGTACCCAAGATCGCCTTATTTGTCTCCATACATCTGCTCAAAATGGTCTTGCTGAAAGACGACATCGTCACATAGTTGAAACTGGCTTAACACTCATGTTCATGGCTTCTGTTCCGCCTAGTTTTCAGTATGATGCTTTTACCACAACCATTTTTCTTATGAATCGTGTTTCTTTAGTTCCCACGGGTGTTAAATCTCCGTATGAACTGCTGTTTACTAAAGGCCCAAATTTGCTATCGCTTCGGATTTTTGGGTGCTTATGCTTTCCTCACCTCCGTGATTATCGATCTACTAATTTTAAATCGTGGTCATCTGCATGTGTTTTTCTCGGATATTGTGCTATTCGTAAGGGTCATAAGTGTTTACACATTTCTTCTGGTAGGATTTATTGGTCGCGTCATGTTGTTTTCGATGAATTATCTTTTACTTTTTCTCCCACCTCAGTACTACCATGTCCCCTGGATCCATCACAGATAAATCCTTCTTCCCCTCAATTTCCAAGTTCCGCTCCCATTTTCTTACCTCCTACTTCCACTAATTCTTTGGTATCTGTTGCCAATATCTCCAGCCCCTCTTCCGTGTCTGTAGTTCTAACAAAATTGTTCCAGCTGCTTCCCAGTTTATTCCTGATGTTAGCTTGACAGAATTGCTTGATCCTCCTGCTGTGCCAACGTCAAATAGCAGCCCATCGGCTGTTACTTCTCTCGACCACAATGTCCCTCAGTTGAGAAGTCCGTTTCCCACCTGCCCTGGACTGTTACCTGCACTGGATTGTCACCAGTCTGTTGGAAAGTCTCTCGTGATTGTTTCTGCTGACCAATCTTTCACTGCCACCTTCTCTGCTACGTCACCTGCCATGGATTCTCAACGGT
Coding sequences within:
- the LOC113273245 gene encoding uncharacterized protein LOC113273245, with product MHDRWLSTINQYTFSIRHKRGKLNTVADALSRRTHLLVTLNNESVAFDFIREVYPDDEDFNDICKNCGTKNGGEAGFLIQDGFLFKDNRLCIPQGSLRLYLMQELHGSGLGGHFGKDKTISLVEERFFGPL